Within the Bradyrhizobium ottawaense genome, the region GAGGTTCGGCATCTCGGCGACTTCCTTGATGTGTCCGAAAAACTTGCGAATGCGTTTGCGACCGGTGAATGTCTGCTGCGCCATCGTGGCCTCTCATTTTCGCCGCCCTGATGGGCGAACCATCCGAAGCGCGACTGCCGCCGCCCCCGGGTTGAATTTCGAATCGCTCAAAAGGAACAAAGCCCAATTTCAGGAATTAACTCCTGAATCCGTTCTCTAGACCTTCAAAACGCAAAACGACGCGCGGGGCGCATGCCTGCACCCGCCCGTCTCAAGTTGCCGCTTCACGGACTGAAAAAGCCCGAAATTTGACTGTCTCCCAACGGCTTACGCCAAGGACCCTGCCGTCCCCACCGCCTACCGCGTTTTCCTGCTGCCGTCCCGATATGGGGCGGTAATCGTGGAGATTCGAGGGGCTAACCCCGCGAATCCCCACACTTTTTTGTGTACGCTGTGCTCCGGGTTACCCCATCGCACTGAGTCTGGATAGATCCCGCCACCTTCGTGTTGGCCGGGGCTTTTCCCGACCATTCACGTCCCTAGCAGATCCCCGGATCGCACTCGGCTTGCGCCTCGCTCGTCCAGGAATGGAATTAAGCAAGCTTCGCTTACTTCAGTTCCACCTTGGCGCCAGCCTTTTCGAGCTGGGCCTTGAGCTTCTCGGCTTCGTCCTTGTTCACGCCTTCCTTGACAGCCTTGGGCGCGCCTTCGACGAGGTCCTTGGCTTCCTTGAGGCCCAGGCCGGTGATGGCGCGGACTTCCTTGATGACTTCGATCTTCTTGTCGCCGGCCGCAGCCAGCATGACCGTGAACTCGGTCTTTTCTTCAGCGGGAGCAGCGGCAGCAGCAGCCGGACCGGCCACCGCAACGGCGGCAGCGGCGGACACGCCCCACTTTTCTTCGAGGAGCTTTGCGAGCTCGGCAGCTTCGAGCACAGTCAGGCCCGAGAGGTCGTCGACGATTTTCTGTAAGTCAGCCATTGATCTGTTTCCTTAAACGTATTGGTTCGAACCAGGTTTGATTTGCGAAGGGTCAGGCCGCTTCGCTCTTTGAGGCATAGGCCTGAATGACGCGCGCGAGCTTGGCCGCGGGCGCAGTGGAGAGCTGAGCGATCTTGGTCGCCGGCGCCACAAGGAGGCCGAGGATCTTCGCGCGCAATTCATCCAGTGACGGCAATGAGGCAAGCGCCTTCACACCGTTCACATCCAGGACGGTTTTACCCATCGAGCCGCCGAGAATAACGAACTGTTCGTTCGCCTTGGCGAATTCGACGGCAACCTTCGGCGCCGCTACCGGATCGTCAGAAGTGGCGATCACGGTCGGTCCCTTCAGCAGGGAACCGATGGCAACGACATCCGTGCCTTCAAGAGCAATTTTGGCGAGACGGTTCTTCGAGACCTTCACCGACGCGCCCGCCTGCTTCATCTGCATGCGCAGCTTCTGCATCTGGACCACGGTGAGGCCGGAATAGTGGGCGACGACTGCGACGCTCGTGGTCTTGAAGACCCCGTTCAACGCCTCAACCGCGTCCTTTTTTGCCGCTCTTTCCACAGCAAGCTCTCTCCGGTTGGCGGCCTTCGCGAGAGCGAGACCGCCGGGTTGCACCCATCGTCTCACCCAAAA harbors:
- the rplL gene encoding 50S ribosomal protein L7/L12, with protein sequence MADLQKIVDDLSGLTVLEAAELAKLLEEKWGVSAAAAVAVAGPAAAAAAPAEEKTEFTVMLAAAGDKKIEVIKEVRAITGLGLKEAKDLVEGAPKAVKEGVNKDEAEKLKAQLEKAGAKVELK
- the rplJ gene encoding 50S ribosomal protein L10; translation: MERAAKKDAVEALNGVFKTTSVAVVAHYSGLTVVQMQKLRMQMKQAGASVKVSKNRLAKIALEGTDVVAIGSLLKGPTVIATSDDPVAAPKVAVEFAKANEQFVILGGSMGKTVLDVNGVKALASLPSLDELRAKILGLLVAPATKIAQLSTAPAAKLARVIQAYASKSEAA